The following DNA comes from Hyphococcus flavus.
CCCGAGACTCAGACACGTTCGCTCCCAGCCTGAAACCTTCGAGGACTGAAGGGGCGCCTAAAGACAGCGCATCGCAAGAAAATAAATCAGGGACTGAACACGCGCTCGCCCCAAGACTTAAGCCAGCCGCTTCCGAAACGGTCATTGCAGAAACCAATCCCGTGACGCAGCCGATGAAACTCGGCGGATTGTTTTTGGCGAGTGATGACGATGCGCCGCCGCCAGTGTTTTTTACGAGCGATATCGAACGCAGAGTCATCACGCACGCCAACCCTCAGATTCAACTCGTCAAGGACATCGTTTCTGAACCGGAAAACGTGCGAGTCAGGCTGTCGCGCGGCGAAAACTTTGTCGATGCTCTAAAACGGGCCGGTGTCAGCGCTGAAGATGCAAACACGGCCGCCTATGCGTTTGGTCGTCACCACAACCTGCGGCGCCTGCTGCCAGGACAAGAATTCGCGTTAACGCTTGGCTGGCCGAACCAGACGCTCTTTCAACAGGTAACACAAGCGCAGCAAGCGCGCCTTATCCGCTTGGAATACCGTGCTGACGTTGAGAACCGAGTGATCGTCCGGCGCGAGCTAAACGGAGATATGACAGCGGAGAAGAAAACTATCCCGCTGACGACGCGTGTCATGTCCGTCGCCGGTCGCATTAATGGCAGTCTTTATATGTCAGCAAAAGCAGTCGGGGCGCCTGACGAAGTGATCGCGAATTTAGCCGATGCATTTGCATATGATGTAGATTTTCAGCGCGAAATTTTTGGCGGCGACGAATTCGAAGCCATCTTCGAAGTAAAATATGACGACCTTGGCAAACTCGTTTCATCAGGAGATATTCTCTACGCACGGCTTAACTGGCGTGGACGCTCTCGTGAAAAAGGGTACTACCGCTTTGACGATGAAAGCGGCGACCGGGTCGAATTTTATGATGCGACGGGGCAAGGAGCCAAACGCCTCTTGATGAAAACGCCTATTGACGGCGCGCGACTTTCTTCCGGGTTTGGCACGCGAAAACATCCTATCCTGGGTTATCGGCGCGCACATAAGGGCGTCGATTTCGCCGCCAATCGCGGCACGCCTATCAAAGCCGCCGGCGACGGGATTGTCGAACGGGCGAACCGTTATGGCAGTTTCGGGAATTACATTCGTATCCGGCACGCAAACGGCTATCAAACCGCCTATGCGCATCTAAATGGTTTCGCGCGCGGCATACGCTCAGGCAAGCGCGTTCGCCAAGGCGACATTATAGGCTACGTGGGAACAACTGGCCGCTCGACCGGACCGCATCTTCATTACGAAGTTCATCTCAACGGCAAGGCCGTAAACCCGCAGCGATTGAAGATTGCCACTGGCAAGAAACTAACCGGTTCTGAACTTGACCGTTTCCGAATCCAGCGAGACATCATCAACGCCATGCGCATGCCCGAAGCTGAACGCGAGGCGCTTTACGCGCGCGATGAGTCGTCTAGCTCTAATGAAACACTGTAGGCTACTCCGCTCCCCACGGTGCGGGCGGTGCTGACACTGGTGTCGTTAAATCAAACTCAACCCGGAAAAACCTGTTCTCACGGGAGAGTTCATAAGCGAAAACGGTATCGGTAATTTCAAGGGCCCATACATTTGTGACAGACGCCGTAAGGGCTTCGCGATGAAAAAGTTCCACTGAATACGCGTCAACCGGAAATTCGGCGCGGGTTTCGGAAATTACGCTGCTATCGCCGCCATATTGAGTCACAGCATCTTCCGAACCATCCTCATGCCGGTGATCGTGCTTGAGACGCAATCCCTCCTCAGTTCGTGTTAGAACCCATGTTCGCGATCGGTTATCGCCTACATGGAAAGGAACCCTGATCTCATTGTCAGAACATTCCCTGACATGCATCACCATTTTTTCGGCGACGAAATCAGCATCAACTTCATCGGTTGAGACCAACTTGCCTTCAAAAGCCTCTCCACAATTTGAGGCTATTCGCGCCATGAATTCGTCAGCAGGTTCTTCCCCATCGACACTCGGCGCCTGCGAAGAGCATCCGCTCAACCAAAGCACCGCTACAATCAAACGCGCATAGTTCATGTTCATCAAGGTTTTCCGTTTATGGCCAGCCCGGAAAGCTATCAACCAGTTTTATTTTTACATCAGGAAAGCTATCCACATACTGAATTTTCACGTCCGGAAAACTTTCGACAAATTTCCATTGGCCGCAATCGTCAGGAAAACTCTCTACAACCTGAACATTCAGATCCGGAAAGCTTTCTACCACCTGGACCGTGATGTCCGGAAAACTGTCAACCACCTCAACGTCGCCATAGAGTGGGAAGCCGTTATATGTACAGGCGTCTTGATCAATTCCCTCTCCCGCCACCGCTGAATTGGCAAGTGCGCATAGCAAGACTGGTGCGCCGAAACGGGACAGAGCTGCTTTCATGTGATGATTTTAGGCAACATCACGGCAGAGGACCAGCCTCAAACCGGTTCCATTTCTTCGTGTGCGTTGACTCATCTGCTGAAGCTTCGTAGTCCCCATAACTACAAATGCTGCGATGCAGCGCGCGCTATCGGCCAATTAGGGCCCTACTATAAGACGCCAGCGCCTTCACACATCGCAACAATCTCCCCACTGGGGAGGCATTTGAACCGATGACGCATCGCTTCCAAACGGCGGAAGAGCGGGGCGTTGGAAAACCAACTCCCGCCGATGCGACATAGTCAGAACATACCGCCCCTAAGGCGCGTTCCGGCAACAAACTAGACGGAGACTGAATGTCATTCGCTGAACTCGGCTTATCGCCGAAACTCCTCGAAGCCATCGCCAAAGCTGGCTACGAAACGCCAACCCCTATTCAAGAGCAAGCGATCCCCCCCGCTACGGAAGGGCGAGACGTCCTCGGCATCGCACAGACCGGGACGGGAAAAACGGCATCTTTCACGCTGCCGATGATTGAACGCCTTTCAAAGGGCCGCGCAAGAGCGCGTATGCCACGCAGTCTTGTGCTTGCGCCTACGCGAGAACTCGCTGCGCAAGTTGCAGAAAATTTTGAAAAGTACGGCATCAATCACAAACTATCCATGGCGCTCTTGATTGGCGGGGTTTCATTCGGCGATCAGGATGCAAAACTTACGCGCGGCGTTGACGTCCTCATCGCAACCCCGGGCCGTTTGCTTGACCATTTCGAACGTGGCCGCCTTCTCCTTACCGGTATCGAGGTGATGGTTATCGACGAGGCCGACCGCATGCTCGATATGGGCTTCATTCCCGACATTGAAAAAATCTTCAAACTGACGCCGATCACACGTCAAACACTGTTCTTTTCAGCGACCATGCCGCCCGAAATTCAGCGGATTACCGATCAATTTCTGCATAATCCGGTGCGTGTTGAAGTGGCAAAACCCGCGACGACTGCCGATACGATCACGCAACGTATCGTCAACATGCCATCCAAGGACGATAAGCTTAAACGAAATGCGCTTCGTGAGTTACTAGGCCTTGATGGCGTCAAAAACGGAATCATCTTCTGTAACCGCAAATCGACGGTCGACATCGTCGCCAAGTCTCTGCAAAAGCATGGCTTTAATGCACGCCCTATTCATGGCGATCTCGCACAGGCGTTTCGCACGGAAACGCTCGACAAATTCCGCAATGACGAAATTCAATTTTTGGTGGCGTCGGATGTGGCTGCGCGCGGCCTCGATATTCCAGCAGTAAGTCACGTTTTCAACTATGATGTTCCAATCCATGCTGATGATTATGTTCACCGGATTGGCCGGACTGGCCGTGCCGGCCGGAAAGGCGCAGCGATGATGCTGGTTACGCCAGCAGACAGCAAGTATTTCGACGCGATATTGAAAACGATTAGCGCTGATGAAATCCAGGCATTAGACTTTACGAAGTTTTTTGAGGAGAATCCTGGAACCGAAAAGCGCCGCCGTAAACCGGATGATAAACGTAAACGCACCACGAAACGGAACAGCCGTAAAGACGGCGATGCGAAAGCTGATGACAACAGGCAGCCGGAAGCAAGCCTGAAAGAGTCCGGTCAGGATGACAATCAACAACGCCCCGGTCGCCGTAAACGGAGCGAATCCAAGAGTTCATCGCGGCGACGCGAAAAAGCGCCTGAACCTGTTGTTGGCTTGGGCGAACATGTCCCGGCATTCATGACGCGAGCGGTCGCAAGATAAAAGCTATTAACTTTCCGGTAAGCTCTGTTTCCGAAATACTGAATGAAGGGTTTAGCCAAACCTTTACCATGTTTTTCTAGGCTCCCCATGAGCTAGGGGGAGGCGAACGCCTCGATACAAGTCAGCAGGACAACATGGCTTTAGATACTGAAACATCGCATCGTTATGCCGAGATCACTTTAGGCGCATTAAAACAATCAGGGCTTTCTTCGACGCCCGATAATTATGAGCTGTGGTACGCCCATGTTGAAGGCGGAAACGCCGCCTTGTCTTCTGCAATACAAAAAGCGACTGATAAGGATGGCAAGCTATCGCAGGAAAAAGCTGACCGTCTTTACAAAGAATTTATACAGCACGCAGAACTTTCCCATGACATGATGAAGCTGGTCGCACGGTTTCACGAAGAGGTCTCTGACCTTTATGATGTTGTTGAGCAAGGCGGCGAAAACGCGACCGGTCACAGCGAAAAGCTGACCAGCATTTCAGATCAGTTAACAGCAGCGGCTTCAGACACGCCGAACGTCGGGGATCTGCTCGAAAGCATTCTGAATGTCGCTAAGACCATGCGTGCTGAAAACGAAGCCTTAGAGTCAAGGCTCGCGGAGTCCGCCAGTGAAGTGAGCGCTCTACAACGCGACGTTGAAGCTATTCAAGCAGAAGCCATGCGCGATGCGCTGACTGGCGTTGCAAACCGGGCGACTTTTGATCGCTCTTTAGTCGTACATATGCAAGAAGCGCTTGATGAAGAAGAACCTCTCGCCCTCTTGCTTGGCGATATCGATCATTTCAAGAATTTCAATGACACTTGGGGTCATCAGACTGGGGATCAGGTGCTGCGTCTCGTTGCCGACGTCATGAATAATAACGTGAAGGGGCAGGACTTGCTGGCCCGGTATGGCGGTGAGGAATTCGCTGTCGTACTGCCGGGTACTTCGCTCGCGAACGCGAAGATGCTTGCAAACCGCATTCGTGAGGCAGTGCAATCGCGACGATTGAAAAAGCGACGTACTAACGAAGACTTGGGCGTCATTACGATGTCTATCGGCGTTGCCACGCTCAATGAAAATGATTCGTCAGAATCATTAATTGAGCGCGCCGACCAGTGCCTTTACGCAGCAAAACATGCCGGCCGCAACTGCGTGATCGGTGAAGAAGAGCTTTCACAAAAGCAAGCTGACAAGGGCGTGGCCTAACCCTCCCCCAGACGTCGCAACAAAAAATCCCTCGCCTCGTTTATTTTTGAGGCGAGGTAATCAGTCCCGCCCCGGTCGGGATGAAGCTGGGAAATCAGTTTCCGATGCGCGGCTCGAACAGCACCAGCGTCCGCATCTTTTTCAAGGCCAAGTACTGAGAGCGCTTCATCTTCGCTCATTTTCCTGTCGTTGCGAGACGGTGCTACACTCGTTTCGTCTTCTTCAAGATCCTTTTGTGATCCGCGCCACGCCTCAATCGCCGTGACGCCGCCCGCTGCAATCAGCACCATGAACGCCAGCGGCCACAGCTTGGCGGCAAGGAGCGCCGCAGTCAGGGCGAGCCAAACAACCCCCTTCAAAATCGTCATGCTGCGTTTGTCGCTGTTTGAGTCATCTCCGGCGGCAAGGCGAAACAACAACCAGCCCGCCGCTGCAACCGCTATCACCAATGAGACTAATCCAAACCACATTTCTGAAGTCTAGACGTTTCCTGAGTGGAGAGCGAATGGTTTGGCTTCAGGCCGCCGCCGCTTCGCTTTCGCCGCCCTGTTCTTGTTGCGGCAGGTTCAGGGACGCCACCAGCGAACGTATTTCCAGCCGCGCCGTTACGTGGCTCATAGTTGTAAGCCGCACTGGAGAATCGACCCCGCCTAAGTCAAGCAAAGTCAAACCGATGGGGAACAACTCTCGATAGATCACCCGATCGCCAAAGCCACGCGCTAGCCGGAAACCTATCCGCGAAGAAAGCTCATCGAGTTTATCGCCCATGTTCTTTTTGTTACGAGCCCGTGTTGCAGAAAGCCTGTTTCGCATAACGACCCAGTCAATGCCGCCGGGCACCCCGGTCATCGCCCGCTGCTTGCGAGCGGTCCAAACCATTTCGCTGTAAAGACTAGGCCCAGTCACTTTGCCAGTCTCAGGATCAATCCGCGCCAGAAGGTCGAAATCAACAAAACTATCATTCAAGGGCGTAACAATCGTATCGGCATGCAAGTGGGCCAGCCGAGAAAGGTGCGTATTCGCACCAGGGCAGTCGATGACGACAAAATCACACCCCTCAAGCGACTGCAGAGCGGCTTTGAAGTTCTCAGATTCTTTTGCCTGGCTTTCTGCCCGGCTATCCAGACTCGATGGCTCAACATCCACCTCGGTCGGAAAAACCAGCTCTTTTCCTTTGATTTCACAGAATTTTTTTCGGTTTTCAATGTATCGCTTAAGGCTACCTTGCCGCAAATCAAGATCTACGGCGCCAACCTTATAGCCTGATCGCATTAGCGCGACGATCAAGTGCATGGCGGTGGTGGACTTGCCCGACCCGCCCTTTTCATTTCCCAGTACAATTACGTGCGTCATTAATGTTTCCACTGACCCGCGCTTGAAAAAGCCGGGATTTCATCTTTCTTGCATACCGATGAGAAACCATCTCCCGCTAGTTTCGAGTGTGAGACGATTCTGGTTTCTATGGCGATAGGCAAATATTTCAGCACTTTCTCGGCCCTGGTTGGCATTCTGGCTATGTTCGCCATGCCCGCCAACGCTGATATGGGCGTCTTTCCCCTGCGACAGGTCCTGACACTGGAGGACCCTTCCTCGGTTTTCACCATATCAAACCCTTCGGACCGGATTATTGAAGGCCGCGTGACGTGGATCGACCTGAGCGCAACCGAAACCGGTTATGCTCAGGCCAGCCCAGAAAGTCGGGCAAAGCTCAGCGCTGCTCCCTACCTTGTGGTGACACCAGCGCAGTTTCGGCTGAAACCGGGCGCCCGCATGGATATATCCGTTCAAATTCGAGATGGAGTAAAACTGCCAAAAGGCGAACGCCGATCGCACCTGCTTGTAGAAACCGAGGCCTCTCGAACGCCTATCCGCAAAGCAAGTAACAGAGGCCTGCAGGTCGATGTTGGACTCGGCGTTTCCGTACCAGTGATCCTTCGAAACGGCGGAAAAACAAAATCCAAGTTCGATGATACACGTCTCTTACGCGATACGGACGGCACGCTGAATTTGGAAACAATGATTGTGCCGTCTGGCAACAACTCCAGCTATGGCCGGGTTATCGTTGAATACACGCCCGAACAACACAACAGCAGCGCTGTCCAGCTTGGGGTCAGGGAAAACGTCGCTGTTTTTACTGATACCGAAAAACGCAAGGTTTCGGTGCCGTTTGGTTTTGTGTCGCTGGACGCGGGCGAAATACTAATCCGCTATGAGGGCCAGGAAGAATATGAGGGCGTCGTTTTTGACGAACGTGTTTTTGATCTCGCACCTCCGGTTGAAGAAGACTAACTATCTGACTCCGCGAGCGACAAACGCTCTCCCTCAAAGCCCTCCACAGCGCAAAACATGCCCTTCGCTTTCAATTGTGCGCAGAGGGCATCGGCTTTGTCTTTCGCTGCGAAGCCGCCGCCGATCAGGCGGAGAAACCTTCCCTTGTCAGTAACGGTTATATTTTCAACACGCGGCTCGAGTAAGCCTAGTTCATCAGGGTTTTCCCGTTGCAATTGACGCCATCCGGCGCGCGCTTCCTCAAGCTTGCGATAGGACGCCAGATGAACGCCATACAGCACGCTTTCAGTCTTGATTTCACCATTAGCTTCGTTCTCGAACACAGTTTCATTGGAAGCGAATGTTGGCTGGACAAGCCGCGGAGATGTTTGCACCGGCACTTCAGACTGGGCGAGCGCTGGAGACGCAGCATCATCTACAACCGCAGTGGACGGTTCCGGGTCTTTTGTAATTGCTTCCGGCGCTGGAGGCAGTGAGACTTCAGCTTCTTGTTGAATGTCTCCGTCAGTCTCATTTTCCAAAGCCGCGCTGTCTCGCTCGCGCTGAAAGGACAGCACCTGATTGGCGAGTCGCGCATTTTGAGATTTTAATCGCGCAACTTCCGCTTCAAGCGAAGCGACTTTCAAAGCTTGCGCTTCCAAATCGCTATCACTGAGTTCCGCTGCGCTGTCGCCGCCTGATAGAGAGGCGCAAGCAGAAAGCAAGGTGAACACAGCCAGGGCGCCAAGCGTACGCAAAAAGGAGGCAGAGGTTGTTTTGAGTGTTAACAAGGCCCGGTTTCTCCTCGAGAATCCTGAATCGCTGCTATCATACCCCTCATAAGCCAGCCATCCAAGCTTTATGGCGCTTTATCGTTACAGTTTCACGAAACAGGTAAGAATCAGCCAGCCGCGCGCGCGCCAGCCTCCGGGTTGTGCGACACCGGCGTGAAGACAAGCGCAGCGCCCTTTGCATCTTTTTCTAACAATCCGACATCATAAAACAGCGCAGATCCGCCTCTGGTTCCACCCGCCAAAAAAAACAGAATCTCTTCCACCCCGTCACTGTCGAAATCAGCGTTCGCCAACTCCTGCATCTCGACAAACTGATTATTTTCCGAAATGCGCCATTGGTGGGCGCTGGGCTGTTCGACAGAGAGTGGCGTTGATCCCCCTGCTTCTTCTCCGAGTCTCATAACGCTTCGAAGCAACGCCAAATCTTCCTTCGTGGGCGAGCCGTCCTGAAAATGGCTGCCGTTTGCGGGTTGGGCGTTCATCAGCGCAAACAAAGCGCCGCATGCCCTGATGAAATATCCTTCCCGGCGCATCTCGCGCGTTGTACCGGCGTACCAGCCATCGAAGGAAAGCTCGCGAAAAGCGCGACAGGTTTGAACCTCGCGCTGCGAAGTCATGTGGCCGCCAGGGTCGCTCATAACGAGCGTGACGGATTTCCCTTGAAGGTCGAGAATTTTTTGATCCTGCAGCGCCGACAGGTCAGCATGGCCATAACATCTCGCACTGGCGTCTTCGAACAACGGCATATCTGTCTTCAGGCAGATTTCGTAGGCGGATTGACTGGTCCGGGGTTGATCGTTGTCATCATCCAGCTGTTGCGTGACAAATGCTGCAACCGCCGCGCTCCCCGCGCCCAAGCCAATAGCAAGCGTTCTCAATGCGACCATTACAGCAACCCCAGCTCAGCTAGCTCAAGCGCCAGTTCCGGCGGCGGAGACTTTTTTTGACTACTGGCCTCAATATCGCGCGGCGCTTCTCTATCCTGCAAGTACCGCCATCCCTGAAACGCGCGTCGAGGCGACGGGGCTGTGAGCACCAATGCCGGATCGAAGAGGATTGCCGTACGCTCGATCTGATCCTGCCCAATTCGCTTTTCAAATCCGATGATCTTTTGACGGGAGAGGATTACCCCCTTGATCACCCAGTAAATAGAACCGCCGTTTAAAAGCTCATCCGCGCGTCTCGGGTGCATACGGGTGACATGGTCGTGGCAGCGGCCCATGCCAGTTTTGATGTTTGCCTGCACACGCTTTTTGATCCAAGCGCGCAGATCATCAACGCCATTGGCGCCGACACAGAGCTTAACAAGATGAAGCGTCATCCCGAGACAATAGCATGTTAGAGACTTATTTCGCTATTCAGCGACGCGCATGCGCGCGAGGTCCCGCGCCCGCTGACGTTTGAGATCGTGGCGCGCTGTGCGTTTCACAAGAATATAGAGGATGAAATAGCACATCGCTGCACCAGTAGCGGACAGCCATATGGGCAGATTCTCAAACAGCGCAGCAAACCTGTCGTAGGAAAGACCCAGCGCTTCGGCGATGCCAGGCGCTTCCTGCCCCAACAGCAAAATGACGCCAATACCGGTCAGCACGAACGCCAGCATTCCCGCCAGTAACGCGCCGATGGTGACGCCCATGTCGGCTCGTTCTTCAGCTTTCGAAACAATCATTTTCGACGGGTCGCCGGAAAGCGCCTGCGTCGCCGCGAACAATGCGCGCGTTCTCGCCGCTCTTTCCTCCGGCGCTAACTCGCGCTTGGAATCATGTTTGATTTTTTCAAAATC
Coding sequences within:
- a CDS encoding DUF1489 family protein, whose protein sequence is MTLHLVKLCVGANGVDDLRAWIKKRVQANIKTGMGRCHDHVTRMHPRRADELLNGGSIYWVIKGVILSRQKIIGFEKRIGQDQIERTAILFDPALVLTAPSPRRAFQGWRYLQDREAPRDIEASSQKKSPPPELALELAELGLL
- a CDS encoding M23 family metallopeptidase encodes the protein MPKIEAFGEACDEGDLRCNMRAAKHNMSDEFVHTGQSLTGNGAAYCPIERKRRGPGALAAALSILVLGAGFLAISATSAPQKTSEAPISIALQPETEARESVADARNIDIASAIEQSRSARLDASASNAETISRDSDTFAPSLKPSRTEGAPKDSASQENKSGTEHALAPRLKPAASETVIAETNPVTQPMKLGGLFLASDDDAPPPVFFTSDIERRVITHANPQIQLVKDIVSEPENVRVRLSRGENFVDALKRAGVSAEDANTAAYAFGRHHNLRRLLPGQEFALTLGWPNQTLFQQVTQAQQARLIRLEYRADVENRVIVRRELNGDMTAEKKTIPLTTRVMSVAGRINGSLYMSAKAVGAPDEVIANLADAFAYDVDFQREIFGGDEFEAIFEVKYDDLGKLVSSGDILYARLNWRGRSREKGYYRFDDESGDRVEFYDATGQGAKRLLMKTPIDGARLSSGFGTRKHPILGYRRAHKGVDFAANRGTPIKAAGDGIVERANRYGSFGNYIRIRHANGYQTAYAHLNGFARGIRSGKRVRQGDIIGYVGTTGRSTGPHLHYEVHLNGKAVNPQRLKIATGKKLTGSELDRFRIQRDIINAMRMPEAEREALYARDESSSSNETL
- a CDS encoding DEAD/DEAH box helicase, which codes for MSFAELGLSPKLLEAIAKAGYETPTPIQEQAIPPATEGRDVLGIAQTGTGKTASFTLPMIERLSKGRARARMPRSLVLAPTRELAAQVAENFEKYGINHKLSMALLIGGVSFGDQDAKLTRGVDVLIATPGRLLDHFERGRLLLTGIEVMVIDEADRMLDMGFIPDIEKIFKLTPITRQTLFFSATMPPEIQRITDQFLHNPVRVEVAKPATTADTITQRIVNMPSKDDKLKRNALRELLGLDGVKNGIIFCNRKSTVDIVAKSLQKHGFNARPIHGDLAQAFRTETLDKFRNDEIQFLVASDVAARGLDIPAVSHVFNYDVPIHADDYVHRIGRTGRAGRKGAAMMLVTPADSKYFDAILKTISADEIQALDFTKFFEENPGTEKRRRKPDDKRKRTTKRNSRKDGDAKADDNRQPEASLKESGQDDNQQRPGRRKRSESKSSSRRREKAPEPVVGLGEHVPAFMTRAVAR
- a CDS encoding GGDEF domain-containing protein, whose protein sequence is MALDTETSHRYAEITLGALKQSGLSSTPDNYELWYAHVEGGNAALSSAIQKATDKDGKLSQEKADRLYKEFIQHAELSHDMMKLVARFHEEVSDLYDVVEQGGENATGHSEKLTSISDQLTAAASDTPNVGDLLESILNVAKTMRAENEALESRLAESASEVSALQRDVEAIQAEAMRDALTGVANRATFDRSLVVHMQEALDEEEPLALLLGDIDHFKNFNDTWGHQTGDQVLRLVADVMNNNVKGQDLLARYGGEEFAVVLPGTSLANAKMLANRIREAVQSRRLKKRRTNEDLGVITMSIGVATLNENDSSESLIERADQCLYAAKHAGRNCVIGEEELSQKQADKGVA
- a CDS encoding division plane positioning ATPase MipZ; this translates as MTHVIVLGNEKGGSGKSTTAMHLIVALMRSGYKVGAVDLDLRQGSLKRYIENRKKFCEIKGKELVFPTEVDVEPSSLDSRAESQAKESENFKAALQSLEGCDFVVIDCPGANTHLSRLAHLHADTIVTPLNDSFVDFDLLARIDPETGKVTGPSLYSEMVWTARKQRAMTGVPGGIDWVVMRNRLSATRARNKKNMGDKLDELSSRIGFRLARGFGDRVIYRELFPIGLTLLDLGGVDSPVRLTTMSHVTARLEIRSLVASLNLPQQEQGGESEAAAA
- a CDS encoding SPOR domain-containing protein, encoding MLTLKTTSASFLRTLGALAVFTLLSACASLSGGDSAAELSDSDLEAQALKVASLEAEVARLKSQNARLANQVLSFQRERDSAALENETDGDIQQEAEVSLPPAPEAITKDPEPSTAVVDDAASPALAQSEVPVQTSPRLVQPTFASNETVFENEANGEIKTESVLYGVHLASYRKLEEARAGWRQLQRENPDELGLLEPRVENITVTDKGRFLRLIGGGFAAKDKADALCAQLKAKGMFCAVEGFEGERLSLAESDS